One part of the Ictidomys tridecemlineatus isolate mIctTri1 chromosome 13, mIctTri1.hap1, whole genome shotgun sequence genome encodes these proteins:
- the Chmp1b gene encoding charged multivesicular body protein 1b, translated as MSNMEKHLFNLKFAAKELSRSAKKCDKEEKAEKAKIKKAIQKGNMEVARIHAENAIRQKNQAVNFLRMSARVDAVAARVQTAVTMGKVTKSMAGVVKSMDATLKTMNLEKISALMDKFEHQFETLDVQTQQMEDTMSSTTTLTTPQNQVDLLLQEMADEAGLDLNMELPQGQTGSVGTSVASAEQDELSQRLARLRDQV; from the coding sequence ATGTCGAACATGGAGAAGCACCTGTTCAACCTGAAGTTCGCCGCCAAAGAACTGAGCAGGAGTGCCAAGAAGTGCGATAAGGAGGAGAAGGCCGAAAAGGCCAAGATCAAGAAGGCCATCCAGAAGGGCAACATGGAAGTGGCCCGGATCCACGCCGAGAACGCCATCCGCCAGAAGAACCAGGCCGTGAACTTCCTGAGGATGAGCGCGCGCGTGGACGCCGTGGCCGCCCGCGTGCAGACGGCCGTGACCATGGGCAAGGTGACCAAGTCGATGGCCGGCGTGGTCAAGTCCATGGACGCGACGCTGAAGACCATGAACCTGGAGAAGATCTCCGCGCTGATGGACAAGTTCGAGCACCAGTTCGAGACCCTGGACGTCCAGACGCAGCAGATGGAGGACACGATGAGCAGCACGACGACGCTGACCACTCCCCAGAACCAGGTGGACCTGCTGCTCCAGGAGATGGCAGACGAGGCGGGCCTCGACCTCAACATGGAGCTGCCGCAGGGCCAGACCGGCTCCGTGGGCACCAGCGTGGCCTCGGCCGAGCAGGACGAGCTGTCGCAGAGACTGGCCCGCCTGCGCGACCAGGTGTGA